The genomic region GCAGCTCTATGAAGGTGATAGGAGAGATTTTCTATTCTGTTTTGGACATGCGGCAGTATCAGTAGTGGAAATTAGTATCACAGACGAAATATTAGATACGGAAATTGTGGCTGACCCCTTATCAATAACTACCTTCCCTAATCCTGTTTTTACAAACCGGAATGAACAAGTTAGTTTCCAGTTATCTGATCAATCTAAGCAGAATGAAGGAAACTATAAATTATCTGTATATAATATCAAAGGTCAGCTTGTTCATCAGCGAAAATCCAAAAATGATGGAAACGAGTCTTTAAGCTGGGATTGCTGCCTGAAGAATGGCATAAAAGCACCCTCAGGCGTGTATTTATACAAAGTAGATACCGGCGAAGGATCATCAACAGGGAAATTTATTGTCACGAAATAGGAAATTCATTTATGGACATGATGGGCATGATCGACAGAATAGCTTTCGTCCATTGAGTCCATACTGTCCATTATGTCTATAAAAAGAGCTGGGCAGCATTATGTTTCACCACGCGTCCTTTTACCATAAAAACAACTTCTTCACAGATATTTGTGGTAAGGTCAGCTATGCGTTCCAGGTGACTGGCGATTTCATTTATCTGCATCCGCACGGGAGTAGTTTCTGGAGATGAGATCATGTGGCTCATATTCACGCGGAATATCTGATCACGCAGATTATCAATCAGGTCATCAGCTCCCATCACCATACTGGCAAGTTCCGTATCCTGATTAATAAAGGCTGCTATAGAATCACGCATCATATTCATAGTCTCTTTGAACATCACAGGCAGGTCAATATATTTTATGATCACCGGACTTTTGAGGATACGGGTGGCACATTTGGTGATATTGACAACGTGATCTCCTAATCTTTCCAGGTCATTATTCATCTTGATGATCATGACAATAGTACGC from Candidatus Stygibacter australis harbors:
- the phoU gene encoding phosphate signaling complex protein PhoU, producing the protein MLEMKLNGLRKLITEEADYVSSMISMAYEGLFERNEEIFTEIYKLEDKLNDLEMQVEDDAIGLMALHQPEAKNLRTIVMIIKMNNDLERLGDHVVNITKCATRILKSPVIIKYIDLPVMFKETMNMMRDSIAAFINQDTELASMVMGADDLIDNLRDQIFRVNMSHMISSPETTPVRMQINEIASHLERIADLTTNICEEVVFMVKGRVVKHNAAQLFL